The following coding sequences lie in one Apus apus isolate bApuApu2 chromosome 16, bApuApu2.pri.cur, whole genome shotgun sequence genomic window:
- the EIF2B1 gene encoding translation initiation factor eIF-2B subunit alpha — protein MSGHDLIETFRAQLRDDPDVASAVAAIRVLLGFLRQDRGETIQGLRSSLLAAIDTLSGVDSSVAVRSGGELFLRFISLTSLEYSDYSKCKEIMIERGEIFLRKVSLSRNKIAKLCHPFIRDGAQILTHAYSRVVLRVLEAAVESKKRFSVYVTESQPDQAGQKMAKALRKLNIPVTVILDAAVGYIMEKVDLVLVGAEGVVESGGIINKIGTNQIAVCAKAQNKPFYVVAESFKFVRLFPLNQQDVPDKFKYKADTLKTNQNLTKEHPWIDYTSPSLITLLFTDLGVLTPSAVSDELIKLYL, from the exons ATGAGCGGGCACG ACCTGATCGAGACCTTCCGGGCGCAGCTGAGGGACGATCCCGATGTGGCCTCGGCCGTGGCCGCCATCCGCGTGCTGCTGGGCTTCCTGCGGCAGGACCGAG GGGAGACCATCCAGGGCCTGCGGAGCAGCCTGCTGGCCGCCATCGACACCCTGTCCGGGGTGGACTCCTCGGTGGCCGTGCGCTCCGGCGGGGAGCTCTTCCTGCGCTTCATCAGCCTCACCTCCCTGGAGTACTCG GACTACTCCAAGTGCAAAGAAATCATGATTGAGCGCGGGGAGATCTTCCTcaggaaagtctctctctcgAGGAACAAAATCGCCAAGCTGTGTCATCCTTTCATCAGAGATGGTGCT CAAATACTGACACATGCCTACTCAAGGGTGGTCCTCAGAGTGTTGGAAGCAGCTGTTGAGTCAAAGAAGAGATTCAGTGTTTACGTGACTGAGTCACAGCCAGATCAAGCTGG gcaaAAAATGGCAAAAGCCTTGAGGAAGCTGAACATCCCTGTGACTGTGATTCTGGATGCTGCAGTTGG CTACATTATGGAGAAAGTGGACCTGGTGTTAGTTGGTGCTGAAGGTGTAGTTGAAAGTGGAGGCATTATTAACAAG ATTGGCACTAATCAAATTGCTGTGTGTGCCAAAGCTCAGAATAAGCCATTTTATGTGGTAGCAGAAAGTTTCAAGTTTGTAAGACTTTTTCCTCTAAATCAGCAGGACGTCCCAGACAAGTTTAAG TACAAAGCAGACACTCTGAAAACAAATCAGAACCTGACAAAGGAGCATCCCTGGATTGACTACACATCACCATCACTAATTACATTGCTGTTCACAGACTTGGGTGTGTTAACTCCATCAGCTGTCAGTGATGAACTGATTAAACTCTACCTGTAA
- the DDX55 gene encoding ATP-dependent RNA helicase DDX55 yields the protein MEAVTEGGWEGLPVPLSPGVLRALRELGFSRMTPVQSATIPLFMRNKDVAAEAVTGSGKTLAFVIPILEILLRREEKLKKMQVGAIIITPTRELAIQIEEVLSHFTKHFPGFSQILLIGGRNPMEDVEKFKEQGGNIIVATPGRLEDLFRRKADGLDLAGCVKSLDVLVLDEADRLLDMGFEASLNTILDFLPKQRRTGLFSATQTQEVENLVRAGLRNPVRISVKEKGVAASNTQKTPTRLENYYMICRADEKFNQLVHFLRQHKQEKHLVFFSTCACVEYYGKALESLIQQVKIMSIHGKMKRKRNKIFTAFRKLPGGILVCTDVMARGIDIPEVHWVLQYDPPSSASAFVHRCGRTARIGRVGSALVFLLPMEESYINFLSINQKCPMQEMKPQPNVVDLLPKLQSMALADRAVFEKGMKAFVSYVQAYAKHECNLIFRIKDLDFASLAKGFALLKMPKMPELRGKCFPDFTPVTVNTDSISFKDKNREKQRQKQLEQQRKERQENGGKKNFTKNKAWSKQKAKREKKKKVTAKRKREEGSDIEDEDMEELLNDTRLLKRLKKGKISEEEFEKRLTGSQSKLKAETVADLESEG from the exons TCTGCGACCATCCCGCTCTTCATGAGGAACAAGGACGTTGCTGCAGAAGCA GTAACAGGCAGTGGCAAAACCTTAGCATTTGTCATTCCCATACTGGAAATTCTTCTCAGAcgggaagaaaaattaaagaaaatgcag GTTGGAGCTATAATTATCACACCAACAAGGGAATTAGCCATTCAAATTGAGGAGGTGCTGTCCCATTTCACAAAACACTTCCCTGGGTTTAG TCAGATTCTTTTAATCGGCGGCCGGAATCCCATGGAAGATGTTGAAAAGTTCAAGGAACAGGG TGGGAACATCATCGTGGCCACGCCGGGCCGCCTGGAGGATCTGttcaggagaaaagcagatggGCTGGATCTGGCAGGCTGTGTGAAGTCCCTTGATGTGTTGGTGTTGGATGAAGCAGACAGACTTCTAGACATGGGCTTTGAAGCCAG TTTAAACACCATCCTGGACTTTTTGCCCAAGCAGAGGAGGACAGGGCTGTTCTCAGCAACTCAGACCCAGGAGGTGGAGAACCTGGTGAGGGCAGGTCTGAGGAACCCCGTCCGCATCTCGGTGAAGGAGAAGGGAGTGGCTGCCAGCAACACCCAGAAGACTCCAACACGCCTGGAGAACTACTACATG ATCTGCAGAGCAGATGAAAAATTTAATCAGTTGGTGCATTTTCTTCGACAGCACAAACAGGAGAAGCATCTTGTCTTTTTCAG CACGTGTGCCTGCGTGGAATACTATGGGAAGGCTTTGGAATCCTTAATTCAACAAGTGAAAATCATGAGCATTCATGGGAAAATGAAACGCAAGCGGAACAAGATTTTTACGGCTTTTCGGAAGCTCCCGGG TGGCATTTTAGTTTGCACTGACGTGATGGCCCGTGGCATAGACATTCCAGAAGTGCACTGGGTTTTACAGTATGACCcacccagcagtgccag CGCCTTCGTGCACCGGTGCGGGCGCACGGCGCGGATCGGCAGGGTGGGCAGCGCGCTCGTCTTCCTGCTTCCCATGGAGGAATCCTACATTAACTTTCTCTCCATCAACCAAAAG tgtcCCATGCAGGAAATGAAACCCCAGCCCAACGTGGTGGATCTCCTCCCAAAGCTGCAGTCCATGGCCCTGGCTGACAGGGCAGTGTTTGAGAAAGGGATGAAGGCATTTGTGTCTTATGTCCAGGCTTATGCCAAGCACGAATGTAACCTGATCTTCAGAATAAAAG ATCTGGATTTTGCTAGCCTTGCCAAAGGTTTTGCATTGTTAAAAATGCCAAAGATGCCTGAACtaagaggaaaatgttttccagacTTTACTCCGGTCACTGTTAATACAGACTCCATTTCATTTAAGgataaaaatagagaaaaacagagacaaaagcaattagaacagcaaagaaaagagagacaggaaaatggagggaaaaagaaTTTCACAAAGAACAAAGCCTGGTCAAAGCAGAAAGccaagagggagaagaagaagaaagtaaCAGCTAAAAGGAAGCGTGAAGAG GGCTCTGATATTGAAGATGAAGATATGGAAGAGCTGCTGAATGACACAAGACTcttgaaaagattaaaaaaaggaaaaattagtgAAGAAGAGTTTGAGAAGAGATTAACAGGCAGCCAGAGTAAACTCAAAGCAGAAACTGTTGCTGACTTAGAGTCTGAAGGTTGA